A single Ignavibacteria bacterium DNA region contains:
- a CDS encoding nucleoside deaminase: MKQAIREAERAFEIEEVPVGAVIVYEGKIIGKGHNQIFKLNDPTAHAEMIALTSAANYLNSSRLDKCTIYVTLEPCAMCAGALVSAKVNTLFFGAFDPKAGACGTLFNITQSATLNHQVKTIEGVLEDECKFLLQSFFEKRRLVN; this comes from the coding sequence ATGAAACAAGCAATCCGCGAAGCAGAGCGAGCGTTTGAGATAGAAGAGGTTCCAGTTGGTGCTGTGATTGTTTATGAAGGCAAAATTATCGGCAAAGGGCATAATCAAATTTTCAAATTAAATGATCCAACTGCGCATGCGGAAATGATTGCCTTGACTTCTGCTGCTAATTATTTAAATAGTTCGAGATTAGACAAGTGTACCATTTACGTTACACTTGAACCATGCGCGATGTGTGCCGGCGCGTTAGTATCAGCAAAAGTAAATACACTTTTTTTCGGTGCCTTTGATCCAAAAGCTGGTGCATGCGGTACTTTGTTCAATATAACCCAGAGTGCAACTTTAAATCATCAGGTAAAAACGATAGAAGGGGTCCTTGAAGATGAATGCAAATTCCTACTTCAAAGTTTTTTTGAAAAACGCCGTCTGGTTAATTAG